One genomic window of Chondrinema litorale includes the following:
- a CDS encoding YHYH protein, with protein MLKYSSITFFTFSLITAITLLTACDNDDDISSDDTNETTEVTLHNAFAEFDSDNLDIYLDGDEVVLESNGMTNHTSPYWSPTHELYVEATVADDLAPGFIDDFSGSYTLRVPANPDKASSSSSTGLGSIGFAISGGMIYNDEEGPNVPLDDAATSLDYSGAHTGPQSYHYHLEPKAWSNDDEELIGIISDGFFLYGRKCNATGSYPTDLDASGGHTSITQFNSEAEYHYHIQNELYLNKYYILFPGDYQGSPNAIQ; from the coding sequence ATGCTTAAGTATTCTAGTATTACTTTTTTTACTTTCAGTCTTATAACAGCTATTACATTATTGACTGCTTGCGATAATGATGATGATATATCATCAGACGACACCAATGAAACAACCGAAGTTACTTTGCACAATGCATTTGCAGAATTTGACAGCGACAATCTAGATATTTATCTAGATGGCGATGAGGTTGTATTAGAATCTAACGGAATGACTAATCACACTTCGCCTTATTGGTCTCCAACACACGAACTTTATGTAGAAGCAACTGTGGCTGATGACTTGGCTCCTGGCTTTATAGACGACTTTAGCGGATCATACACTTTAAGAGTACCGGCAAATCCTGACAAAGCATCTAGCTCTTCGTCTACTGGTTTAGGTTCCATTGGTTTTGCTATTAGTGGCGGCATGATTTACAATGATGAAGAAGGGCCAAATGTACCTTTGGATGATGCTGCCACTTCGCTAGATTACTCTGGTGCTCATACCGGACCTCAAAGCTATCATTACCATTTAGAGCCAAAAGCTTGGTCTAACGACGATGAAGAGTTAATAGGCATTATCTCAGATGGTTTTTTCTTGTATGGAAGAAAGTGTAATGCAACAGGCTCCTACCCTACCGATTTAGATGCTTCTGGTGGACATACAAGTATCACTCAATTTAACTCTGAAGCTGAGTATCATTACCATATTCAGAATGAGCTTTACTTGAACAAGTACTACATTTTATTTCCGGGTGATTACCAAGGCTCTCCAAATGCGATACAATAG
- a CDS encoding Kelch repeat-containing protein yields the protein MKKILSLLFIASITALLFSCNDDDDTDYGNWVERSNFEGVRRSGAVSFTIDNIVYVGAGIDEDGDRLTDFWKFDSESMQWTAIADLPAVGRNSAVAFAASGKGYVGTGYDGDHRLKDFYEYDPTTNSWDTIADFGGSARYGAVAFTLNDKGYVGTGDDENYLKDFWEYNPSTGSWTQVQSLTGNKRTNAFVFVVNNEAYVGGGENNGSYETDFYKFNGDSGQWTKLIDLDDEDEDNDDLGIERTGAISLVSGGYAYILTGTSLSTTKSVLQYDPTLDEWEELADFEGSSRTNAIGFTVNDRLFVTTGSSGSSRFDDLWEFFPDQEYDDDPDE from the coding sequence ATGAAAAAGATTCTGAGTTTATTATTCATTGCAAGTATTACCGCTTTATTATTCAGTTGTAACGACGACGACGATACAGATTATGGCAACTGGGTTGAAAGATCAAACTTTGAAGGAGTTAGAAGGAGTGGAGCAGTTTCATTTACCATCGACAATATTGTTTATGTTGGAGCAGGTATAGACGAAGATGGTGACCGTTTAACTGACTTCTGGAAATTTGATTCAGAAAGCATGCAATGGACAGCGATTGCAGACTTACCAGCAGTAGGAAGAAATTCAGCAGTAGCATTTGCTGCTTCAGGTAAAGGATATGTAGGAACAGGTTACGACGGTGACCACAGACTAAAAGACTTCTACGAATACGACCCAACAACCAATTCATGGGATACTATTGCAGACTTTGGTGGTTCGGCTCGTTACGGTGCAGTAGCATTTACACTTAACGATAAAGGCTATGTTGGTACAGGTGATGACGAAAACTATTTAAAAGACTTTTGGGAGTATAACCCTTCTACAGGCTCTTGGACACAAGTACAAAGTTTAACAGGTAACAAGAGAACTAATGCATTTGTATTTGTTGTAAATAACGAAGCTTATGTAGGTGGGGGTGAGAACAATGGTTCTTATGAAACTGACTTCTATAAATTTAATGGAGATAGTGGACAGTGGACTAAGCTCATCGACTTAGATGATGAAGACGAAGATAACGACGATTTAGGAATCGAAAGAACAGGTGCTATAAGTTTAGTAAGTGGCGGATATGCTTATATCCTAACTGGTACTTCATTAAGTACAACTAAATCTGTATTACAATACGACCCAACTTTAGACGAGTGGGAAGAACTAGCAGACTTTGAAGGTTCTTCAAGAACTAATGCGATTGGATTTACTGTAAATGATAGACTATTTGTAACAACCGGAAGCAGCGGCTCATCAAGATTTGATGACTTGTGGGAATTCTTCCCAGATCAAGAGTACGACGACGATCCTGACGAATAA
- a CDS encoding DUF4270 family protein, whose protein sequence is MKVLLKKSILLMFAIGLLVQCSTDDGMFDDFVTDNLSTTIVIDTVTVKTYTTKLDSVVTSGTGEVLVGIYNKDKIGKFTASAYLEFGLPSGIDNIDLDDSYSFDSVVFVTTFDSYIGDTTELQRMEIKRLAEELDPPDEDNDYMLDYDEIAVESKSLGEGSFPVKPNANVPVYIKLEDSFGETFFNMIRDDDELFDVEADFLDYFPGLAIIPVEGTANTLLGFGTETSTDEDTGTTSGNEPYIRIYYSIHSAEFPSRDSIDFPLTSSTYHYTKVDFEAEKDLIGELESEEDKVSSTLTDDETYISGIIGLSTRIEFPYLQTMREDIGEQGYILGAKLILQPIQGTYRYEDDLPGSLEMYVINQDNELESQVYEPYTTDVQYGSYYFDGEFYEDTQYAYDLTEYFTETGIYDEGEGFLLTVPISGLSNNFKSVIFPSPNTQSEDSNVYLELYYVFVDP, encoded by the coding sequence ATGAAAGTACTTTTAAAAAAAAGTATCCTGCTGATGTTTGCTATAGGGTTGTTGGTACAGTGTAGTACAGACGATGGAATGTTTGATGATTTTGTAACCGATAATTTAAGTACTACGATAGTTATTGATACAGTCACCGTTAAAACGTACACTACCAAACTTGATTCTGTAGTAACCTCTGGTACAGGTGAGGTACTGGTGGGAATCTATAATAAAGATAAGATTGGCAAATTTACAGCTTCAGCTTATCTTGAATTTGGGCTTCCATCCGGAATTGACAATATAGATTTAGACGATTCATATTCTTTTGATTCAGTAGTATTTGTAACCACTTTCGATAGTTACATAGGAGATACTACAGAGTTACAAAGGATGGAAATAAAGCGTTTGGCAGAGGAGCTCGATCCGCCAGACGAAGATAACGATTACATGTTGGATTACGATGAGATTGCAGTAGAATCAAAATCTCTCGGAGAGGGAAGTTTCCCTGTAAAGCCAAATGCCAATGTACCAGTTTATATTAAACTGGAAGACTCATTTGGAGAAACATTTTTCAACATGATAAGAGATGATGATGAGTTATTTGATGTGGAGGCTGACTTTTTGGATTATTTTCCTGGTTTAGCTATCATTCCGGTAGAAGGCACAGCAAATACTCTTTTAGGTTTCGGAACAGAAACGAGTACAGATGAAGACACTGGGACGACATCAGGAAACGAACCATATATTAGAATTTATTATTCTATACATAGTGCAGAGTTTCCATCTAGAGATTCGATAGATTTTCCTTTAACATCTAGTACTTATCACTATACAAAAGTTGATTTTGAAGCTGAGAAGGATTTGATAGGTGAGTTGGAAAGTGAAGAGGACAAAGTATCGAGTACTTTAACAGATGACGAAACATACATTTCAGGTATAATAGGACTCTCAACTCGTATAGAGTTTCCTTACTTACAAACAATGAGAGAAGATATTGGAGAGCAAGGTTATATTCTTGGTGCTAAGCTAATACTTCAACCAATACAAGGTACATATAGGTACGAAGATGATTTGCCTGGTAGCTTAGAAATGTATGTAATTAACCAAGATAACGAATTGGAGTCGCAGGTTTATGAGCCTTATACTACCGATGTGCAGTATGGCAGCTATTATTTTGATGGGGAGTTTTACGAAGATACGCAGTATGCGTACGACCTTACAGAATATTTTACCGAAACAGGTATCTACGATGAAGGTGAAGGTTTCCTATTAACTGTTCCTATTTCCGGGCTGTCAAACAATTTTAAAAGTGTGATTTTTCCGTCTCCAAATACACAAAGTGAAGATTCGAATGTTTATCTGGAACTTTATTATGTATTTGTTGATCCATAA
- a CDS encoding CBU_0592 family membrane protein, with the protein MAGINIDSLFVFFGWVGAISFILAYFLLSINKLTANSLIYQVLNVIGGLCLTLNALNLNDAPALITNAVWMFIGLFATLKIIKDKMQTKNS; encoded by the coding sequence ATGGCTGGTATAAACATTGATTCACTTTTTGTATTTTTTGGTTGGGTTGGAGCAATATCCTTTATTCTTGCTTATTTTTTGCTGAGTATAAATAAGCTTACTGCCAATAGCTTAATTTATCAAGTTCTAAATGTAATAGGAGGTTTATGTCTCACCTTAAATGCCCTCAACCTTAATGATGCTCCTGCATTAATTACCAATGCAGTATGGATGTTTATCGGTCTCTTTGCTACATTAAAAATAATTAAAGACAAAATGCAAACGAAGAATTCGTGA
- a CDS encoding toxin-antitoxin system YwqK family antitoxin, with amino-acid sequence MLIGCKKSENNSLSLNYWFSVQQDTVTANLLELNPVKGLVYYKNKPFTGVSAKYFDTGKLFSAIEYVDGKKHGTYKKWYPDGLLSFHGNYIAGKKQGKAKSWWKNGVQRSEANFEKGVAHGIQLQWYKSGSMFKRLHLNYGKEEGLQQSWRENGKLYCNYEARNGRIFGLKRANLCYELEDENVKY; translated from the coding sequence ATGCTAATTGGCTGTAAAAAATCTGAGAATAATTCTCTTTCATTAAACTATTGGTTTAGTGTACAACAAGATACTGTAACAGCTAATTTATTAGAGCTAAACCCTGTAAAGGGGCTTGTTTACTATAAAAACAAGCCTTTTACAGGAGTTTCAGCTAAGTATTTTGATACTGGGAAGCTGTTTTCCGCTATCGAATATGTGGATGGCAAAAAGCATGGAACATATAAGAAATGGTACCCGGATGGTTTATTGAGCTTTCATGGAAATTATATAGCTGGTAAAAAACAAGGGAAAGCTAAAAGCTGGTGGAAAAATGGCGTACAGCGCTCAGAAGCAAATTTTGAAAAAGGGGTCGCACATGGTATTCAATTGCAATGGTATAAAAGCGGTTCAATGTTTAAGCGCTTGCATTTGAATTATGGAAAAGAAGAAGGTCTACAACAATCTTGGCGTGAAAACGGCAAACTCTATTGTAATTACGAAGCCAGAAACGGGCGAATATTTGGATTAAAAAGAGCAAACTTGTGCTATGAATTGGAAGACGAAAATGTTAAATACTAA
- a CDS encoding S8 family peptidase: protein MICSKSAKLPVANAQSLFMRENWGIQTFGIPALWNLSKGEGINVAVLDSGIAFNHPDFVQAISMMKDFTNSKAGVYDITGHGTHVAGIIGSRNPKVGLASEIKLLIGKIINDEGTVDIDATVDALYWAIENKANIINLSIEAKKDYLQLKQAVEEANKAGCIVVCAAGNAGPKQDSIQYPAKYKSTIAVAAIDRNFKLRVDASTGPELDLVAPGVDIYSADLPYGYTTRGGSSMAAPFVSGVIALMLAREKKNPRITTINLTDGIRECISNTAFQLGNPEEKSLYGMGLIHPQRMIV from the coding sequence ATGATTTGCTCAAAATCAGCAAAATTGCCAGTTGCTAATGCTCAGTCTCTGTTCATGAGAGAGAATTGGGGCATACAGACATTTGGTATACCTGCACTTTGGAATTTGAGCAAAGGAGAAGGGATAAATGTTGCCGTACTCGATTCTGGCATTGCTTTTAATCATCCCGATTTTGTGCAAGCAATTTCGATGATGAAAGATTTTACAAACAGTAAAGCTGGAGTTTATGATATTACTGGTCATGGTACACATGTAGCTGGTATTATTGGTAGCAGAAACCCTAAAGTAGGGCTTGCTTCTGAAATCAAATTATTAATAGGAAAAATTATCAACGATGAAGGGACTGTAGATATAGATGCAACAGTTGATGCATTATATTGGGCTATAGAAAACAAGGCTAATATTATTAATCTAAGCATAGAAGCCAAAAAAGATTATCTACAATTAAAACAGGCAGTTGAAGAAGCTAATAAAGCTGGATGTATAGTGGTTTGCGCAGCCGGTAATGCCGGTCCCAAACAAGATTCTATTCAATATCCAGCAAAGTATAAGTCTACAATTGCTGTAGCAGCAATAGATCGAAATTTTAAACTTAGAGTGGATGCTTCCACTGGGCCAGAACTCGATTTAGTTGCACCTGGGGTAGATATTTACTCTGCCGATTTACCATATGGGTATACAACCAGAGGTGGAAGTTCAATGGCTGCTCCTTTTGTTTCAGGGGTAATTGCTTTAATGCTAGCAAGAGAAAAAAAGAATCCAAGAATTACAACTATCAATTTAACGGATGGTATTCGTGAATGCATAAGTAATACAGCTTTTCAATTGGGAAATCCAGAAGAAAAGAGTTTGTATGGAATGGGCTTAATTCATCCGCAGAGAATGATCGTATAA